A genomic window from Microbacterium sp. H1-D42 includes:
- a CDS encoding oligosaccharide flippase family protein encodes MFRLIASVTGSRVVASIIQAVTLLILTRGLEVELFGQFAATSAASGMASVVLGFGLNTLALRIAAFEDSRQIAATIAMLRVPAVLASALVTTVVALLLMGSDSTPIVLAAVLYAAAESLGEGVESLLYGSSRTSRAQVALISRRVVVLAGVMIGIGAGDLMAGLCVGAGLVCVAVGLMLQGTLARPAGFKRVFREARSYWAPTMLAKLQTLDVSVAAIAMPGVAAGVYSAAARVTSPLNTFTIAALSVLTPRLSSRFEGETRDLLFRQSRRSMYLVALILTLISPLVGLATEFVVGESYSGVAFPAAILTVMTGVAALTQLYVAHFFAIGDGNTVAKIRLVVMPAMLLLGFLLGTIWGPVGMALAVLLGQVGLWVWLALAYKKRPDPPSGP; translated from the coding sequence GTGTTCCGTTTGATCGCCTCAGTGACAGGCTCGCGCGTCGTCGCCTCGATTATTCAGGCAGTCACTCTCCTGATATTGACGCGTGGACTGGAAGTCGAATTGTTCGGCCAGTTCGCGGCGACGAGCGCGGCGAGCGGCATGGCATCTGTGGTCCTTGGGTTCGGGCTCAATACTTTGGCATTGCGAATCGCAGCATTCGAGGATTCGCGCCAAATCGCAGCGACGATCGCGATGCTACGTGTTCCGGCCGTCCTAGCAAGTGCATTGGTGACGACGGTTGTTGCTCTATTGCTAATGGGCTCCGACTCGACGCCGATCGTTCTTGCTGCCGTTCTCTATGCGGCCGCAGAATCTCTTGGCGAGGGGGTCGAATCGCTTCTGTATGGATCATCCCGCACTTCCAGAGCACAAGTGGCGCTCATTTCTCGTCGTGTGGTTGTATTGGCCGGAGTGATGATCGGAATAGGTGCTGGCGATCTGATGGCGGGGCTGTGCGTGGGGGCAGGACTCGTGTGCGTTGCCGTCGGGTTGATGCTTCAGGGGACGCTCGCACGTCCAGCAGGTTTCAAAAGGGTTTTTCGCGAAGCGCGGTCCTACTGGGCTCCGACAATGTTGGCAAAGCTTCAGACCTTGGACGTATCTGTTGCAGCGATCGCAATGCCTGGCGTCGCAGCTGGTGTCTACTCTGCGGCGGCGCGCGTCACCAGCCCACTGAACACGTTCACTATCGCAGCGTTGTCAGTCCTGACGCCCCGCTTGTCCTCGCGGTTCGAGGGTGAAACGCGGGATTTGTTGTTCCGCCAATCGCGGCGATCCATGTATCTAGTTGCACTGATTCTGACCTTGATCAGTCCCCTGGTCGGCCTCGCTACCGAGTTCGTGGTGGGGGAGAGCTACTCGGGGGTTGCGTTTCCTGCTGCGATCCTCACGGTGATGACCGGGGTCGCCGCGCTCACACAACTCTATGTCGCCCACTTTTTCGCGATCGGCGACGGGAACACAGTTGCCAAGATTCGACTCGTGGTGATGCCGGCGATGCTACTCCTCGGCTTCCTCCTTGGCACGATCTGGGGTCCGGTCGGCATGGCGCTTGCTGTGTTGCTCGGGCAGGTTGGATTGTGGGTGTGGTTGGCACTGGCGTACAAGAAGCGGCCTGATCCGCCCAGCGGTCCATAG
- a CDS encoding nucleoside-diphosphate sugar epimerase/dehydratase, whose translation MKTERVDSVAPVTGEITLPAHVKAGQRRRRAAAAAVDAIAWIVGVLAAVALRFEFTVPENGWVATLLLALIAAGIHVTTGYATKLYRGRHTYGSFDEVLLLGLIVLSTTIVLGLLLIVFGTAVGIPRGTMFLAAPMVLMLMFGVRYLARLAIDRSRKPGDDAEPALIVGAGFIADKLLHNMTTDPTSPIRAVGLLDDDPAKKNLVLRGVPVVGKTSKVADAIRRTGATRVIIAMGSADSVMLRKISDRAEQAGASVSVTPTLSALTSGEQAPTDVRDISIEDLIGRHPVDTNIELIAGYITGKRVLVTGAGGSIGSELCRQLSKFGASELIMLDRDETGLQVAQLGTSGHGLLDTDDVVLANIRDADVIKRLFEERRPEVVFHAAALKHLPMLEQYPDEAWKTNVLGTLNVLQAARAVGVTTFVNVSTDKAANPTSVLGHSKRVAEKLTAWAAEESGMRYLSVRFGNVIGSRGSMLPTFQTLIREGKPLTVTHPEATRYFMTIPEACQLVIQAGGIGRPGEVLILDMGEPVSILEVAKRMIAMSGKSVEIIFTGLRHGEKLHEELVGSRENLERPFHPKVSHTRADPISPERLDKAGWEARMQAEPRNNDTTAIEPLILDKLVTND comes from the coding sequence ATGAAGACTGAGAGGGTCGACTCTGTCGCGCCTGTTACGGGCGAAATCACCTTGCCCGCTCACGTGAAGGCCGGTCAGCGTCGACGTCGTGCGGCAGCAGCAGCTGTAGATGCGATCGCGTGGATCGTGGGAGTGCTGGCTGCTGTGGCTTTGCGGTTCGAGTTCACTGTGCCGGAAAACGGCTGGGTTGCGACACTTCTGCTGGCGCTCATCGCCGCGGGCATCCATGTGACCACGGGCTACGCGACCAAGCTCTATCGTGGGCGGCACACCTACGGATCATTCGACGAAGTGCTGCTGCTCGGGCTGATCGTCCTGTCCACCACCATCGTGCTCGGCCTGCTCCTGATCGTGTTCGGCACCGCCGTTGGCATTCCCCGGGGCACGATGTTCTTGGCGGCGCCCATGGTGCTGATGTTGATGTTCGGCGTCCGCTACTTGGCGCGGCTGGCGATCGATCGATCCCGCAAGCCTGGCGATGACGCCGAGCCAGCTCTCATCGTCGGCGCCGGGTTCATTGCCGACAAGCTGCTGCACAACATGACCACGGATCCCACCTCGCCGATCCGTGCTGTCGGGCTTCTCGACGACGATCCTGCGAAGAAGAACCTCGTACTGCGCGGCGTGCCTGTGGTGGGCAAGACCTCGAAGGTCGCCGACGCCATCAGGCGCACGGGGGCGACCCGAGTGATCATCGCCATGGGCTCAGCCGACAGCGTCATGCTGCGCAAGATCAGTGACCGGGCCGAGCAGGCCGGCGCGAGCGTGTCGGTCACCCCCACGCTGAGCGCGCTGACTTCAGGTGAGCAGGCGCCGACAGATGTGCGCGATATCAGCATCGAAGACCTCATCGGACGTCACCCTGTCGACACGAACATCGAGCTGATCGCCGGATACATCACCGGCAAGCGCGTGCTGGTGACAGGGGCCGGCGGATCGATCGGGTCTGAGCTGTGCCGTCAGCTGTCGAAGTTCGGCGCGAGCGAGCTGATCATGCTCGATCGCGACGAGACCGGCCTGCAGGTCGCGCAGCTGGGCACCTCTGGCCATGGCCTGCTCGACACCGACGACGTGGTGCTGGCGAACATCCGCGACGCCGACGTGATCAAGCGCCTCTTTGAAGAGCGCCGACCCGAGGTCGTCTTCCATGCCGCCGCGTTGAAGCACCTGCCGATGCTCGAGCAATACCCCGACGAGGCGTGGAAGACCAACGTTCTCGGCACGCTGAACGTGCTGCAGGCGGCGCGCGCTGTCGGTGTGACGACTTTTGTGAACGTCTCGACAGACAAGGCCGCGAACCCGACCAGTGTGCTCGGCCACTCGAAGCGCGTCGCCGAGAAGCTCACCGCCTGGGCGGCCGAAGAGAGCGGCATGCGCTACCTGTCGGTGCGCTTCGGCAATGTGATCGGCAGCCGTGGTTCGATGCTGCCGACGTTCCAGACGCTGATCCGCGAGGGCAAGCCGCTGACGGTGACGCACCCCGAGGCTACGCGCTACTTCATGACGATTCCCGAGGCGTGCCAACTGGTGATCCAGGCCGGCGGCATCGGCCGCCCGGGTGAAGTGCTGATTCTCGACATGGGTGAGCCGGTGTCGATCCTCGAGGTCGCCAAGCGCATGATCGCAATGTCGGGCAAGAGCGTCGAGATCATCTTCACGGGGCTGCGTCACGGCGAGAAGTTGCATGAAGAGCTCGTCGGCTCACGGGAGAACCTCGAGCGTCCGTTCCACCCGAAGGTCTCGCACACCCGCGCGGATCCGATCAGCCCCGAGCGGCTTGACAAGGCAGGGTGGGAAGCTCGGATGCAAGCCGAGCCACGCAACAACGACACCACCGCAATCGAGCCGCTGATCCTCGATAAATTGGTGACCAATGACTGA
- a CDS encoding nucleotide sugar dehydrogenase yields the protein MSLPRKVVVIGQGYVGLPVAMRAVDAGYLVVGLDIDDRRVAALNNAVSFVEDIRDDELAEAISTGRYSASTDYQSAKDFDIAVISVPTPLRETLPDLTFIEDAGRSLAAHLSRGATVILESTTYPGTTEELLIPILEEVSSLKAGKDFHVGYSPERIDPGNVRWNLKTTPKVVSGIDDASLAQVKAFFDTIVDETVPVSGTREAELTKLLENTFRHVNIALVNELAVFANQLGVNVWESIDAAATKPFGFMKFTPGPGVGGHCLPVDPSYLSWQVRQQLGQSFRFVELANDVNENMPNYVVERATSLLNSKKKPMNGSRVLIIGLSYKKDTGDIREAPALRLAPLLAQRGATVVAIDPHVVDHRWPANVKRVALTAAELEAADIAILITDHTEVDFGLLEASSTPILDTRNVVVGEHVTQL from the coding sequence ATGTCCCTGCCTCGCAAGGTCGTCGTGATCGGTCAAGGCTATGTCGGGCTCCCAGTTGCGATGCGTGCAGTCGATGCAGGTTACCTCGTCGTCGGTCTTGACATCGATGACCGTCGCGTCGCCGCTCTCAACAACGCTGTCTCTTTCGTAGAGGACATCCGAGATGACGAGCTAGCCGAAGCAATCAGCACCGGGCGCTACTCGGCGTCCACTGACTATCAGTCCGCCAAGGACTTTGATATCGCGGTCATCAGTGTGCCCACACCGCTTCGCGAAACACTGCCCGACCTTACGTTCATCGAAGATGCCGGTCGCTCGCTGGCCGCACATCTATCCCGCGGGGCGACAGTCATCTTGGAGTCAACAACTTATCCCGGCACGACTGAAGAATTGCTGATCCCAATCCTTGAAGAAGTAAGTTCCCTGAAGGCAGGCAAGGATTTTCACGTCGGCTATTCTCCTGAGCGCATCGACCCTGGAAACGTTCGCTGGAATCTAAAGACGACTCCCAAGGTCGTGTCAGGAATCGACGATGCGTCTCTTGCGCAGGTCAAGGCCTTCTTCGACACGATTGTAGATGAAACGGTCCCGGTTTCCGGCACGCGAGAGGCGGAGCTGACGAAACTGCTGGAGAACACCTTCCGCCACGTCAACATCGCTCTGGTCAACGAGCTCGCTGTATTCGCCAATCAGCTTGGTGTTAACGTTTGGGAGTCGATCGACGCGGCTGCCACCAAGCCATTCGGTTTCATGAAGTTCACGCCCGGACCTGGAGTCGGTGGCCACTGTCTGCCAGTGGATCCCAGTTACCTGTCTTGGCAGGTACGCCAGCAGCTCGGACAGTCGTTCCGGTTCGTTGAACTCGCAAACGACGTCAACGAGAACATGCCAAATTACGTGGTCGAACGGGCGACGAGCCTGCTTAACAGCAAGAAGAAGCCGATGAACGGATCTCGCGTCCTCATCATTGGTTTGTCCTACAAGAAGGACACGGGAGATATCAGGGAAGCACCCGCCCTCCGCCTTGCCCCATTGCTTGCTCAGCGGGGTGCAACCGTCGTAGCAATAGATCCGCATGTCGTGGATCACCGCTGGCCAGCCAATGTGAAGCGCGTAGCGTTGACCGCTGCAGAGCTCGAAGCCGCCGATATCGCAATCCTGATCACTGATCACACAGAAGTCGACTTTGGACTACTTGAAGCGAGCAGCACTCCAATCCTTGACACTCGGAACGTCGTTGTCGGTGAACATGTAACGCAGTTGTAA
- a CDS encoding acetyltransferase codes for MPEKIVVVGAGGFGRETLDVIEAINAAAIEPVWEVVGVVDDGPAEVQRDRLNARDVPLFDGLEALREHVEEYWFVIGIGSPIVRARIAEILDSWGLRAATIVHPAAVVGSQTELEAGTVVCGGVQLSTNLRLGAHVQVNPGAIIGHDTVLEDFVSINPGAIVSGEVRVQRATLIGAGATVLQGLTIGQSVTVGAAACVTKDVQSNVTVMGIPARVDSRDAVSKGRNAQGRTGDEVE; via the coding sequence ATGCCTGAAAAGATCGTCGTCGTTGGTGCCGGCGGATTCGGGCGCGAGACCCTTGACGTGATCGAGGCAATCAACGCGGCAGCTATCGAACCGGTGTGGGAGGTCGTGGGCGTTGTTGACGATGGGCCGGCTGAAGTCCAGAGGGACAGATTGAACGCGCGTGACGTTCCGCTATTCGATGGGCTCGAGGCCCTACGAGAGCATGTCGAGGAGTATTGGTTCGTGATCGGCATTGGATCACCGATCGTTCGTGCTCGCATTGCCGAGATCCTCGACTCATGGGGTCTGCGGGCAGCGACGATTGTGCACCCTGCTGCGGTAGTGGGGTCGCAGACCGAGCTGGAGGCAGGAACCGTTGTGTGTGGGGGAGTGCAATTGTCGACGAACCTGCGCCTCGGTGCCCACGTGCAGGTGAACCCCGGCGCGATCATCGGTCATGACACCGTGCTGGAGGACTTCGTCTCGATCAACCCAGGGGCGATCGTCTCGGGCGAGGTTCGCGTGCAGCGGGCGACACTGATTGGGGCAGGCGCGACAGTATTGCAGGGGCTCACGATCGGCCAGTCCGTCACCGTGGGTGCCGCTGCGTGCGTCACCAAAGATGTTCAAAGTAACGTCACAGTAATGGGGATCCCTGCGCGGGTGGATAGTCGTGATGCCGTAAGCAAGGGCCGGAACGCGCAAGGACGAACGGGTGATGAAGTTGAATAG
- a CDS encoding glycosyltransferase family 4 protein, translated as MVQPSMSHYREPLVRELLGQDTFEYELIGRINRSAGEVGPTPKGASTELTSRVSELRRRELVRALFWDSGLVMRVFRTDARAVVLEGNIYGVSNWIAVPVARMRKMKVIFWGHGWKRPESGMKLRVRRLFYQLADGHLTYGDWAREYAAQVGLNSSVFFPVYNSIYRQTDLETMATRAGREDRGCISLVYSGRLTPRHRVDQAIELVKKMSDDGASVRLKIIGDGQERQRLEEMASGYAEIEFLGAAYDRSFLESAYSDADFAISPGATGLNVIQALGFGVPVIAASGDPQSGPELEAVRNGETGVRYMREDGIEGLMRAVNHASNLTDAQYAAMSVAGQTLAIDKYSAEAHASAITDGLRRLVER; from the coding sequence ATGGTTCAGCCGTCCATGAGCCACTATAGGGAGCCGCTGGTGAGGGAGCTCCTCGGACAAGACACCTTTGAGTATGAGCTCATCGGTCGCATAAACCGCTCGGCTGGCGAGGTGGGTCCAACCCCGAAGGGCGCGTCCACCGAACTCACAAGCCGGGTGAGCGAGCTACGTCGGCGGGAACTTGTACGTGCGCTTTTCTGGGATAGTGGTCTCGTTATGCGGGTGTTCAGGACAGACGCGCGAGCCGTCGTTCTCGAAGGCAACATCTACGGCGTCTCGAACTGGATCGCGGTGCCCGTGGCACGGATGAGAAAGATGAAAGTCATCTTCTGGGGGCATGGTTGGAAGCGGCCGGAGTCCGGGATGAAGCTCCGCGTGAGGAGGCTGTTCTATCAGCTTGCCGACGGGCACCTTACCTATGGTGACTGGGCGAGGGAGTACGCGGCGCAAGTTGGCCTCAATTCGAGTGTGTTCTTCCCGGTATACAACAGCATCTACCGGCAAACCGACCTCGAGACGATGGCCACGCGGGCCGGACGGGAAGATCGCGGGTGCATCTCGCTCGTGTACTCGGGGCGGTTAACTCCGCGCCACCGTGTTGATCAGGCAATCGAGCTCGTGAAGAAGATGAGCGATGACGGCGCTTCCGTGCGACTGAAGATCATCGGCGACGGGCAAGAGCGACAGCGGCTCGAAGAGATGGCGTCGGGCTACGCGGAAATCGAGTTCCTCGGCGCCGCCTACGATCGGTCATTTCTGGAAAGCGCATACAGCGATGCGGATTTCGCGATCTCTCCCGGTGCGACGGGACTCAACGTTATCCAGGCTCTAGGCTTTGGGGTCCCGGTTATCGCGGCGTCCGGCGATCCGCAAAGCGGCCCGGAACTCGAAGCAGTTCGAAACGGTGAGACTGGTGTGCGCTACATGCGGGAAGACGGCATCGAAGGACTCATGCGGGCAGTCAATCACGCTAGCAATTTGACTGACGCGCAGTATGCCGCAATGTCAGTTGCTGGCCAAACGCTGGCAATCGACAAATACTCGGCGGAAGCACACGCCTCTGCGATCACCGATGGACTGCGGAGACTCGTCGAGAGATGA
- a CDS encoding glycosyltransferase family 4 protein has protein sequence MQIVTSDRRPGKTARGWSAEAVDGFTVHRISVPYSNTMSFRRRIVAFARFATSASVKARSLRGDLIFATSTPLTIIFPALFAKFRRQSPLIFEVRDLWPELPIAIGALKNPIAIRIARWMEKLAYRSATHVIALSEGMKMGIIEAGTPVNKVSVIPNGSDVELFTTFPSELANFHADHPELAGRRIVTYAGTLGWINDVGYLVEVASVARTLDPDLAFVIAGEGVDYERIRDRAKELGLLDTSVYLWGHVPKPEIVTLLAASTVATSLFLPIPAMEANSANKFFDALAASRPVLVNYGGWHRTLVEEHGVGLFLDPTNIDVAAAAMVSFVTDEVRVEHARANAGRLAAAKFDRDLLSNQFIATLTRFLEEPDSGEVGRQ, from the coding sequence GTGCAGATCGTGACCTCAGATCGCCGCCCGGGCAAAACTGCCCGCGGGTGGAGCGCGGAGGCTGTCGATGGGTTCACAGTGCATCGGATTTCAGTACCATATTCAAACACCATGAGCTTTCGGCGACGAATAGTCGCCTTTGCACGGTTTGCCACGAGCGCAAGCGTGAAGGCGAGAAGCCTCCGCGGCGACCTAATCTTCGCCACCAGCACCCCACTAACGATCATCTTCCCCGCCTTGTTTGCAAAGTTCAGAAGACAATCGCCATTGATCTTCGAGGTGCGTGATCTCTGGCCAGAACTTCCGATAGCGATTGGCGCTCTCAAGAATCCGATTGCGATTCGGATTGCGCGATGGATGGAAAAGCTTGCGTACCGTAGTGCGACGCATGTAATCGCGCTCTCGGAGGGAATGAAGATGGGGATAATTGAAGCTGGCACGCCAGTCAACAAGGTGTCCGTGATTCCGAACGGCTCGGACGTTGAATTGTTTACCACGTTCCCATCTGAACTCGCGAACTTCCACGCCGACCACCCCGAGTTGGCCGGTCGCCGGATTGTCACCTATGCAGGAACTCTCGGCTGGATAAACGATGTCGGGTACCTGGTTGAAGTCGCAAGCGTCGCGAGGACCCTTGACCCAGACCTAGCCTTTGTCATCGCCGGCGAAGGCGTCGACTATGAGCGCATTCGCGATCGAGCGAAGGAATTGGGACTACTCGACACAAGCGTGTACTTGTGGGGCCACGTCCCTAAACCCGAAATTGTCACCCTACTTGCGGCGTCAACGGTAGCTACTTCACTCTTTCTTCCTATACCTGCGATGGAAGCAAATTCCGCGAATAAGTTTTTTGACGCGCTCGCCGCTTCCAGACCGGTACTCGTCAACTATGGCGGCTGGCACAGAACCTTGGTCGAGGAGCATGGAGTCGGCCTCTTCCTTGACCCCACAAATATCGACGTCGCTGCTGCGGCGATGGTCTCGTTCGTCACTGATGAGGTTCGCGTCGAACACGCTCGCGCGAACGCAGGACGGTTGGCAGCTGCCAAGTTCGACCGCGACCTTCTCTCGAACCAGTTCATCGCCACGTTGACGCGGTTTCTCGAGGAGCCCGACTCCGGTGAAGTTGGTCGGCAATGA
- a CDS encoding sugar transferase produces the protein MTRIHRPYDVLKRFLDIFLSLLAAIVLLPVMVIVAVLVAMNLGKPVFFAQQRPGVDGRIFVLRKFRSMRDIDEARGLVTDEQRVTRFGRLLRSTSLDELPSLWNVLRGEMSLVGPRPLLVEYLPLYSKEQARRHEVRPGVTGLAQVNGRNALSWEDKFALDVEYVENRSLGLDAQIILDTVRAVLVRDGISAPGEVTMPKFGGADA, from the coding sequence GTGACGCGCATCCATCGGCCGTATGACGTACTCAAGAGGTTTCTCGATATTTTCCTCTCGCTGTTGGCAGCCATCGTACTGCTGCCGGTGATGGTGATCGTGGCTGTCCTGGTGGCCATGAACCTGGGGAAGCCTGTGTTCTTCGCCCAGCAGCGTCCCGGAGTGGACGGGCGCATTTTCGTGCTGCGCAAATTCCGCTCGATGCGCGACATTGATGAGGCGAGGGGCCTCGTAACGGATGAGCAGCGAGTGACTCGGTTTGGCCGATTGTTGCGGTCGACTAGCTTGGATGAGCTGCCGTCCCTTTGGAACGTACTGCGTGGCGAAATGAGCTTGGTTGGACCTCGTCCGCTCCTCGTGGAGTATCTGCCGTTGTACTCGAAAGAGCAGGCTCGCCGACACGAGGTGCGTCCCGGCGTGACTGGCCTTGCGCAGGTCAACGGTCGCAATGCGCTGAGCTGGGAAGACAAGTTCGCTCTCGATGTGGAGTACGTCGAGAACCGGAGCCTAGGGTTGGATGCGCAGATCATCCTCGACACGGTCCGCGCAGTGTTAGTGAGGGACGGGATCTCGGCGCCTGGCGAAGTGACCATGCCCAAGTTCGGTGGCGCTGATGCCTGA
- a CDS encoding UDP-glucose/GDP-mannose dehydrogenase family protein, with translation MRISVIGCGYLGAVHAAAMASIGHEVVGIDVDQRKIDALARGEAPFFEPGLPEILAEGIASGRLTFTTDIAAAEGARVHFIGVGTPQQAGGYAADLTYVNAAIDTLLPHLRAGDVVAGKSTVPVGTASDLAARVSPTGATLVWNPEFLREGWAVQDTIDPDRLVAGVPTGPEGERAADLLREVFHPAVAKGTPFIVTDYATAELVKVAANAFLATKISFINAMAEIAEVTGADVTQLADAIGHDERIGRRFLGAGIGFGGGCLPKDIRAFAARAEELGKHESVTFLREVDAINLRRRDRAVQLVVDALGGSVFGKRVAVLGAAFKPHSDDVRDSPALDAAVRLHGLGANVVVTDPQAIENARRLHPQLNYTANRDEAVRGADAILMVTEWDEYRRDFTPEQASALTDGRIVVDGRNGLDPAAWRSAGWGYYGMGRP, from the coding sequence TTGCGTATCTCTGTAATCGGCTGCGGCTACCTCGGTGCCGTCCACGCTGCGGCAATGGCTTCAATCGGCCACGAGGTCGTGGGGATCGACGTCGACCAGCGAAAGATCGACGCGCTCGCTCGTGGCGAAGCACCGTTCTTTGAACCGGGCTTGCCGGAGATTCTCGCCGAAGGCATCGCCTCTGGACGGCTCACGTTCACAACCGACATCGCGGCAGCAGAAGGTGCCCGCGTGCACTTCATTGGTGTCGGAACACCACAACAGGCCGGTGGCTATGCCGCCGACCTCACCTATGTGAACGCCGCGATCGACACACTGTTGCCCCACCTGCGCGCAGGAGACGTTGTCGCCGGAAAGTCCACAGTGCCTGTTGGGACCGCTTCTGACCTTGCCGCGCGTGTCTCCCCGACCGGCGCGACACTAGTTTGGAACCCCGAATTCCTTCGGGAGGGCTGGGCTGTCCAAGACACTATCGACCCCGACCGCCTCGTCGCCGGGGTGCCAACTGGCCCCGAGGGCGAACGAGCGGCCGACCTCCTGCGGGAGGTCTTCCACCCGGCAGTCGCCAAGGGCACCCCGTTCATCGTGACAGATTACGCGACCGCTGAGCTAGTGAAAGTCGCCGCGAACGCCTTCTTGGCCACGAAAATCTCCTTCATCAACGCGATGGCAGAGATCGCAGAGGTGACAGGGGCAGACGTCACCCAACTGGCTGATGCAATCGGTCATGACGAGCGAATAGGTCGCCGCTTCCTTGGCGCCGGAATCGGATTCGGCGGAGGTTGCCTCCCGAAAGATATTCGGGCATTCGCGGCACGGGCGGAGGAACTGGGCAAGCACGAGTCAGTCACTTTCCTCCGCGAGGTGGATGCCATCAACTTACGGCGCCGTGACCGCGCAGTACAGCTAGTCGTCGACGCTCTCGGCGGTAGCGTGTTCGGGAAGCGTGTTGCTGTGCTCGGTGCGGCCTTTAAGCCGCACAGCGACGACGTTAGAGACTCCCCTGCGTTGGATGCCGCCGTGCGGCTCCACGGGCTGGGGGCGAATGTAGTCGTCACCGATCCGCAGGCCATCGAGAACGCTCGTCGGCTTCATCCGCAACTCAATTACACGGCCAACCGCGATGAGGCGGTTCGAGGTGCGGATGCCATTTTGATGGTTACTGAGTGGGATGAGTATCGTCGAGACTTCACACCGGAACAAGCGTCCGCGCTGACCGATGGTCGGATCGTCGTCGACGGCCGCAACGGGCTAGATCCTGCCGCGTGGCGGTCCGCCGGATGGGGCTACTACGGCATGGGGCGCCCGTAG
- a CDS encoding aminotransferase class I/II-fold pyridoxal phosphate-dependent enzyme: protein MTERIYMSSPDVGELEEQAVLAAMRSGWIAPLGPDVDAFERELAERVGVAHGVALSSGTAALHLGLLTLGVKPGDVVVTSTMTFAATTNAIVYTGAEPYFVDAELATGNMDPALLRAALTKLRDAGENVAAIVPVDLLGKAVDYTSILAIADEFGVPVLADAAESLGATHAGKAAGSFGKASIVSFNGNKIMTTSGGGMLLTDDEDFAKHVRYLATQARQPVVHYEHTDVGYNYRMSNLLAALGRAQLSRLDEMIARRREMRELYKQLFAGVAGVEIFGAEGDEHDNVWLTSILVDSAVTGWEPSDLAAVLAVDNIESRPLWKPMHLQPVFAHLGGEINGASAALFERGLTVPSGSALNAEQRERVAAAISIFVKEH, encoded by the coding sequence ATGACTGAGCGCATCTACATGTCATCGCCCGATGTCGGCGAGCTCGAAGAGCAGGCGGTTCTTGCTGCCATGCGGTCTGGGTGGATCGCCCCTCTCGGCCCCGACGTCGACGCCTTCGAGCGTGAGCTGGCCGAGCGGGTCGGTGTCGCGCACGGAGTCGCGCTGAGCTCGGGCACCGCAGCTCTGCACTTGGGCCTGCTGACGCTGGGCGTGAAGCCGGGTGACGTCGTCGTCACGTCGACCATGACCTTCGCCGCAACGACGAACGCGATCGTCTACACCGGCGCTGAGCCGTACTTCGTGGATGCTGAACTGGCGACCGGAAACATGGACCCGGCGCTATTGCGCGCGGCACTGACGAAGCTACGGGACGCGGGCGAGAACGTCGCGGCGATTGTGCCCGTTGACCTGCTTGGCAAGGCCGTCGACTACACGAGCATTCTGGCGATCGCGGACGAGTTCGGGGTGCCGGTGCTGGCCGATGCAGCCGAGTCGCTGGGAGCGACACACGCTGGCAAGGCAGCCGGCAGCTTCGGCAAGGCATCGATCGTGTCTTTCAACGGCAACAAGATCATGACGACATCGGGCGGCGGCATGCTGCTCACCGACGACGAGGACTTCGCCAAACACGTACGCTACCTCGCAACGCAGGCACGGCAGCCCGTGGTGCACTATGAGCACACAGATGTCGGCTACAACTACCGCATGAGCAACCTGCTTGCGGCTCTCGGCCGCGCTCAGCTTTCGCGCCTGGACGAGATGATCGCCCGCCGACGCGAAATGCGTGAGCTGTACAAGCAGCTGTTCGCCGGAGTCGCAGGTGTGGAGATCTTCGGCGCCGAAGGCGACGAGCACGACAACGTGTGGTTGACATCGATCCTGGTTGACTCGGCGGTCACCGGCTGGGAGCCGAGCGACCTCGCCGCGGTGCTCGCAGTCGACAACATCGAGAGCCGTCCGCTGTGGAAGCCGATGCATCTGCAGCCGGTGTTCGCGCACCTGGGTGGCGAGATCAACGGAGCATCAGCCGCGCTGTTCGAACGTGGGCTGACTGTGCCCAGTGGCTCGGCGCTCAACGCTGAGCAGCGGGAGCGCGTGGCCGCGGCGATCTCGATTTTCGTGAAAGAGCACTGA